Proteins encoded together in one uncultured Sphaerochaeta sp. window:
- a CDS encoding SDR family oxidoreductase — protein MEGKRFGSTLEGKLVVVTGASKGIGKGLAEIIAFEGARVAIAARDIDTLEQVAAGIQEQGGECKAFNLDLRRVESIRDCFFRIEEEMGPIDVLVNNAGMGNPIPAEEITEEDWDWMMDLNLKGTFFCCQEAGKRMLSRKKGRIVNISSQASVVAIPHEAVYCASKGGLNMLTKVLAAEWSPSNITVNAVGPTFVYTPGTAERLDDPTFLEGVLDKIPRGRVATIDDVASAVLYLASDHADMVTGSLLLVDGGWTSL, from the coding sequence ATGGAAGGAAAACGGTTTGGTTCTACCTTGGAAGGGAAATTGGTGGTAGTAACTGGGGCGAGTAAAGGCATAGGCAAGGGCTTGGCAGAGATCATTGCCTTCGAGGGAGCACGGGTAGCAATCGCTGCTCGCGACATAGATACGCTTGAGCAGGTTGCTGCCGGCATACAGGAACAAGGGGGCGAATGCAAAGCCTTCAACCTTGACTTGAGAAGAGTTGAATCGATCAGAGATTGTTTTTTCCGTATTGAAGAGGAAATGGGGCCAATCGATGTACTGGTAAACAACGCTGGAATGGGTAATCCAATTCCAGCTGAGGAAATTACTGAGGAAGACTGGGACTGGATGATGGATCTGAACCTGAAAGGAACCTTCTTCTGTTGCCAGGAAGCAGGAAAGAGAATGCTCTCCCGTAAAAAGGGACGTATTGTGAACATCTCCAGCCAGGCTTCTGTGGTGGCCATCCCCCATGAGGCTGTCTATTGTGCTTCAAAGGGTGGGCTGAATATGCTCACCAAGGTATTGGCTGCCGAGTGGTCCCCAAGCAATATTACGGTCAATGCAGTTGGCCCTACCTTCGTCTATACCCCTGGTACTGCTGAAAGGCTGGATGATCCAACATTCCTTGAAGGGGTACTTGATAAGATTCCTCGTGGAAGGGTTGCCACCATAGATGATGTAGCTTCTGCAGTGCTTTATCTCGCAAGTGATCATGCAGACATGGTAACCGGTTCCCTCCTGCTGGTTGATGGTGGCTGGACCTCCCTCTAA